One Salvelinus namaycush isolate Seneca chromosome 29, SaNama_1.0, whole genome shotgun sequence genomic region harbors:
- the LOC120024201 gene encoding akirin-2-like, whose product MACGATLKRTMDFDPLINQASPKRRRCAPMSPAAYTSSPQKYLRMEPSPFGEVSSRLTTEQILHNIKQEYKRMQKRRHLENSIQQTEVCCPLESQPHSSILSGSSLPGTSSGAVSPPRKEQPLFTLRQVGMICERLLKEREEKIREDYDEILTTKLAEQYDAFVKFTHDQLMRRFGEQPASYVS is encoded by the exons ATGGCTTGTGGGGCTACTTTGAAAAGGACTATGGATTTCGATCCATTGATTAACCAGGCGTCCCCCAAAAGGAGGAGATGCGCCCCAATGTCTCCAGCCGCTTACACCTCATCACCCCAGAAATATCTGCGTATGGAGCCCTCGCCATTTGGAGAAGTGTCGTCCAGACTCACAACCG AGCAAATCCTGCACAATATCAAACAAGAGTACAAACGGATGCAGAAGCGAAGGCACCTGGAGAACAGCATTCAGCAGACAGAGGTCTGTTGTCCCCTGGAGTCACAACCGCATAGCTCCATCCTTAGTGGATCCAGTCTGCCAG GTACGTCCTCTGGTGCTGTCTCCCCACCTAGAAAAGAGCAGCCTCTGTTTACCTTGAGACAGGTTGGGATGATCTGTGAACGACTGCTTAAAGAACGAGAGGAGAAGATAAGGGAAGATTATGATGAGATATTGACAACAAAACTAGCAG AGCAATATGATGCTTTCGTTAAGTTCACTCACGATCAGCTAATGCGGCGATTTGGAGAGCAACCTGCTAGCT atgtTTCCTGA